One stretch of Corallococcus soli DNA includes these proteins:
- a CDS encoding alpha/beta fold hydrolase: MRKLLLLCLPLFACVTTKSVPVPASADSSALHQVKRVKVAEGVELELLDFGGQGPALVFLSGLGNTGHVFDTFAPEFTAAHHVYAVTRRGFGSSNWPEQGYDTATLGEDVVRVLEGLGIAKASFVGHSAAGPELTWVATHHPERVEKVVYLDVRTDGDLLAELLSVLPMPPPSEPAPEDVASRAALAAAVARDVGGAFPAHEIDEANEFDPKTGHYLRDRKWPHAEERVMKGFSKVDFAAVTAAVLFLYVDQPRSGRAEDLPGFSQMDLPVQEKLRTLSARALQRDAEMLSVMSMPNWKGIKLEHARHYIWLTNHDEVLREMKTFLEIF; this comes from the coding sequence ATGCGAAAACTCCTCCTCCTCTGCTTGCCGCTGTTCGCCTGTGTGACGACGAAGTCCGTCCCGGTCCCGGCTTCTGCCGACTCCAGCGCGTTGCATCAGGTGAAGCGGGTGAAGGTGGCCGAGGGGGTCGAGCTCGAGCTGCTCGACTTCGGAGGCCAGGGACCCGCGCTCGTCTTCCTGTCGGGCCTGGGCAACACGGGCCACGTGTTCGACACCTTCGCGCCGGAGTTCACCGCGGCCCATCACGTCTACGCCGTCACCCGCCGGGGGTTTGGCTCGTCGAACTGGCCCGAGCAGGGCTACGACACCGCCACCCTGGGCGAGGACGTCGTCCGGGTGCTGGAGGGGCTGGGAATCGCGAAGGCGTCATTCGTGGGCCACTCCGCCGCCGGGCCAGAGCTCACCTGGGTGGCAACCCATCACCCGGAGCGCGTGGAGAAGGTGGTCTACCTGGACGTGAGGACCGACGGTGACCTGCTGGCGGAGCTCCTTTCGGTCCTGCCCATGCCTCCTCCGAGCGAGCCCGCTCCCGAGGACGTGGCCTCACGCGCCGCGCTCGCCGCCGCGGTCGCGCGTGACGTCGGAGGAGCGTTCCCCGCGCACGAGATCGACGAGGCGAACGAGTTCGATCCGAAGACCGGGCACTACCTGCGCGACCGCAAGTGGCCGCACGCGGAGGAGCGGGTGATGAAGGGTTTCTCGAAGGTGGACTTCGCGGCCGTGACGGCGGCCGTGCTCTTCCTCTACGTGGATCAGCCTCGGTCCGGGCGGGCGGAGGACCTCCCAGGCTTCTCCCAAATGGACCTTCCCGTGCAGGAGAAGTTGAGGACCCTGAGCGCCAGGGCGCTCCAGCGGGACGCCGAAATGCTGAGCGTGATGAGCATGCCGAACTGGAAGGGCATCAAGCTTGAGCACGCGCGGCACTACATCTGGCTCACCAACCATGACGAGGTGCTGCGCGAGATGAAGACCTTCCTCGAGATATTTTGA
- a CDS encoding oxidoreductase, with translation MASAPAPGSVLRVGLLGYGLSGSRFHGPLVAAEPAFTLAAVASRRADVVARDWPGVRTGTVESLLTDPDLHVLVVCTPNDSHASLAEQALRAGKHVVVEKPFTLDADEALRLDALARERGLCLTVFHNRRWDGDFLTVRQLLNQGRLGTLYSLESHFDRFRPQVKARWKEQDVPGGGTLWDLGAHVVDQAVQLFGMPESVGADLGRQRPGAQGTDWFHLVLRYGTLRVLLHSGSVVHAPWPRFVLQGDQDAYVKHGLDPQEGQLEAGLRPGHPDFGSEPSANHGRLLTSGDTVTTAPGDYGHFYRQLAAAILHGAPVPVTALSASQTVRVIQAALQSDAEGRRIAVTARRAPSGRGEDEPAGH, from the coding sequence ATGGCCTCTGCTCCCGCTCCGGGTTCCGTGTTGCGCGTCGGTCTTCTTGGCTATGGCCTGTCCGGCTCGCGCTTCCATGGGCCGCTCGTGGCCGCGGAGCCGGCCTTCACGCTGGCCGCGGTGGCGTCGCGTCGCGCGGACGTCGTGGCGCGTGACTGGCCGGGCGTGCGGACGGGCACGGTGGAATCGCTGCTGACGGACCCCGACCTCCACGTCCTTGTCGTCTGCACGCCCAATGACAGCCATGCGTCGCTCGCCGAGCAGGCCCTGCGCGCGGGCAAGCACGTCGTGGTGGAGAAGCCCTTCACGCTGGACGCGGACGAAGCGCTCCGGCTGGACGCGCTCGCGCGGGAGCGCGGCCTGTGCCTCACCGTGTTCCACAACCGCCGCTGGGACGGCGACTTCCTCACCGTGCGTCAGCTGCTGAACCAGGGCCGGCTGGGGACGCTCTACAGCCTGGAGAGCCACTTCGACCGCTTCCGCCCCCAGGTGAAGGCGCGCTGGAAGGAACAGGACGTGCCCGGCGGCGGCACCCTGTGGGACCTGGGCGCGCACGTCGTCGACCAGGCCGTGCAGCTCTTCGGCATGCCGGAGTCGGTGGGCGCGGACCTCGGCCGGCAGCGGCCCGGCGCGCAGGGCACCGACTGGTTCCACCTGGTGCTGCGCTACGGCACGCTGCGCGTGCTGCTGCATTCGGGGTCGGTGGTGCACGCGCCGTGGCCCCGCTTCGTGTTGCAGGGGGACCAGGACGCGTACGTGAAGCACGGCCTGGATCCGCAGGAAGGGCAGCTTGAAGCGGGCCTGCGCCCCGGCCACCCGGACTTCGGCAGCGAGCCCTCCGCGAACCATGGCCGGCTGCTCACGTCGGGAGACACCGTCACCACCGCGCCCGGCGACTACGGCCACTTCTACCGGCAGCTCGCCGCCGCCATCCTGCACGGTGCCCCGGTGCCCGTGACAGCGCTGAGCGCGAGCCAGACCGTGCGCGTCATCCAGGCGGCCCTCCAGAGTGACGCCGAAGGCCGCCGCATCGCCGTAACAGCTCGCCGCGCCCCGTCTGGACGGGGCGAGGATGAGCCCGCCGGGCATTGA
- a CDS encoding isopenicillin N synthase family dioxygenase, translating into MDTVPVIDVRALVDATSSLAARREVAARMGVACRHNGFFYVAGHGVDVGLQARLESLAREFFARSETEKQAVRMALGGRAWRGFFPVGGELTSGRPDRKEGLYFGTELSPEDPRVLAGTPLHGPNLFPREPAGLGGAVLEYMAALTTLGHALMSGIALSLELEEDFFATRYMADPTVLFRIFNYPPGPEVDGEGLPVWGVGEHTDYGVLTILKQDDAGGLQVKSRQDGQVRWVDAPPVEDALVCNIGDMLDRMTRGVYRSTPHRVINRADRDRLSLPFFFDPGWTAEIHAIESPVLREGGGDDHAERWDRQSVHAFRGTYGDYLLGKVGKVFPDLRAEVL; encoded by the coding sequence ATGGACACCGTGCCCGTCATCGACGTCCGAGCCCTCGTCGACGCGACGTCGAGCCTCGCGGCGCGCCGCGAAGTCGCCGCGAGGATGGGCGTCGCGTGTCGGCACAACGGGTTCTTCTACGTCGCCGGGCACGGCGTGGACGTGGGGCTCCAGGCGCGGCTGGAGTCCCTGGCGCGGGAGTTCTTCGCGCGGTCGGAGACGGAGAAGCAGGCCGTGCGCATGGCCTTGGGAGGCCGGGCCTGGCGCGGCTTCTTCCCGGTGGGAGGCGAGCTCACGTCGGGCCGGCCTGATCGCAAGGAGGGCCTGTACTTCGGCACGGAGCTGTCACCGGAGGATCCGCGAGTCCTCGCCGGTACACCGCTGCACGGCCCGAACCTGTTCCCCCGGGAGCCGGCGGGCCTGGGCGGCGCGGTGCTCGAGTACATGGCGGCGCTGACGACGCTAGGGCACGCGCTGATGTCTGGCATCGCGCTCAGCCTGGAGTTGGAGGAGGACTTCTTCGCCACGCGGTACATGGCGGACCCCACGGTGCTGTTCCGCATCTTCAACTACCCGCCGGGCCCGGAGGTGGACGGGGAGGGGCTGCCGGTGTGGGGCGTGGGCGAGCACACTGACTACGGCGTGCTCACCATCCTGAAGCAGGACGACGCGGGCGGGCTCCAGGTGAAGTCGCGCCAGGACGGGCAGGTGCGCTGGGTGGACGCGCCGCCGGTGGAGGACGCACTCGTGTGCAACATCGGAGACATGCTCGACCGGATGACCCGGGGCGTGTATCGCTCCACGCCGCACCGGGTGATCAACCGCGCGGACCGAGACCGTCTGTCATTGCCGTTCTTCTTCGACCCCGGCTGGACGGCGGAGATCCACGCCATCGAGTCGCCGGTGCTGCGCGAGGGCGGCGGGGACGACCACGCGGAGCGGTGGGACCGTCAGAGCGTGCATGCGTTCCGGGGCACGTATGGGGACTACCTGCTCGGCAAGGTCGGCAAGGTGTTCCCGGACCTGCGCGCGGAGGTGTTGTAG
- a CDS encoding DUF4879 domain-containing protein, producing MTASAAEVAPSETARRFVDSTLRGQTLDVSSLQLGKLPMSTGGVTTLGPAPALSYVQVYAVGSSNVGWENVSASQVTTAYDHGGDVLLVAVLELGYGTSRYVTMAGSVVSGSMNYANDSICDDGFGNLVMPCSPGQTIVGFMRYYDVSGNQSGTFYYQSTSINSPFNTMSDTMSIL from the coding sequence ATGACCGCCTCCGCGGCCGAAGTGGCCCCGTCCGAGACGGCCCGCCGTTTCGTTGACAGCACCCTTCGCGGCCAGACGCTGGACGTCAGCTCCCTCCAGCTGGGCAAGCTGCCCATGTCCACGGGGGGCGTGACGACGCTCGGTCCCGCTCCCGCGCTGAGCTACGTGCAGGTGTACGCGGTGGGGTCCAGCAACGTGGGCTGGGAGAATGTCTCGGCCTCGCAGGTCACCACGGCCTATGACCACGGGGGCGACGTGTTGCTCGTGGCGGTGCTCGAGCTTGGCTACGGCACGTCTCGCTATGTCACGATGGCCGGTTCCGTGGTGTCGGGCTCCATGAACTACGCCAACGACAGCATCTGTGATGACGGCTTTGGCAACCTCGTCATGCCCTGTTCGCCCGGCCAGACCATCGTAGGCTTCATGCGCTACTACGACGTCTCTGGAAACCAGAGCGGGACGTTCTACTACCAGAGCACGTCGATCAACTCGCCCTTCAACACCATGTCCGACACCATGTCGATCCTCTGA
- a CDS encoding hydroxymethylglutaryl-CoA synthase family protein gives MKKRVGIEALAVAVPRRYVDIEDLARARGVDPAKFTAGLGAKEMAVNDPGEDSVSLAATAAARLIQQQSVDTSRVGMLVVGTETGVDHSKPIASHVHGLLKLPRAMRTFDSQHACYGGTAGLMAAVEWIASGAGAGRTALVVCTDIARYGLKTAGEPTQGGGAVALLVSETPDLLALDVGLNGVCTSDVYDFWRPVGRREALVDGHYSITCYLDAMAGAYRGWRQRAMEQGLVRWDSKLPSEQLSRILYHVPFCKMARKAHAQVRLCDLEDAADSSPATPEARDEAAKSQASYDAQVAKSLGLNARVGNVYTASLYLALAGQLHAEGAALANQRIGLLSYGSGCCAEFYSGVVGEKAAERMARADLDTVLAKRERVSVEEYERLMNLPYDAPEAIAPEPGTFRLAEIHEHRRKYAGA, from the coding sequence ATGAAGAAGCGGGTTGGAATCGAAGCGCTGGCCGTGGCGGTGCCCCGGCGGTACGTGGACATCGAGGACCTGGCGCGGGCGCGCGGCGTGGACCCGGCGAAGTTCACCGCGGGCCTGGGCGCGAAGGAGATGGCGGTCAACGACCCGGGCGAGGACTCCGTGTCATTGGCGGCCACGGCGGCGGCGCGGCTCATCCAGCAGCAGTCGGTGGACACCTCCAGGGTTGGCATGCTGGTGGTGGGCACCGAGACGGGTGTGGACCACTCGAAGCCCATTGCGTCGCACGTGCACGGCCTGCTGAAGCTGCCGCGCGCCATGCGCACGTTCGACTCGCAGCACGCCTGCTACGGCGGCACGGCGGGCCTGATGGCGGCGGTGGAGTGGATCGCCTCCGGCGCGGGCGCGGGCCGCACGGCGCTGGTGGTGTGCACGGACATCGCGCGCTACGGCCTGAAGACCGCGGGCGAACCCACGCAGGGCGGCGGCGCGGTGGCGCTGCTGGTGTCGGAGACGCCGGACCTGCTGGCGCTGGACGTGGGGCTCAACGGCGTGTGCACGTCGGACGTGTATGACTTCTGGCGGCCGGTGGGTCGCCGGGAGGCGCTGGTGGACGGGCACTACTCCATCACCTGCTACCTGGACGCGATGGCCGGGGCCTACCGGGGCTGGCGCCAGCGCGCGATGGAGCAGGGGCTGGTGCGCTGGGATTCGAAGCTGCCCAGCGAGCAGCTCTCGCGCATCCTGTACCACGTGCCCTTCTGCAAGATGGCGCGCAAGGCGCACGCCCAGGTGCGGCTGTGCGACCTGGAGGACGCGGCGGACTCCAGCCCGGCCACGCCCGAGGCGCGCGACGAGGCGGCGAAGTCACAGGCCAGCTACGACGCGCAGGTGGCGAAGTCGCTGGGGTTGAACGCGCGCGTGGGCAACGTCTACACCGCGTCGCTCTACCTGGCGCTCGCGGGGCAATTGCACGCGGAGGGCGCGGCGCTGGCGAACCAGCGCATCGGCCTGCTGTCCTACGGCAGCGGCTGCTGCGCGGAGTTCTACTCCGGCGTGGTGGGTGAGAAGGCGGCGGAGCGGATGGCGCGCGCGGACCTGGACACGGTGCTGGCGAAGCGCGAGCGCGTGTCGGTGGAGGAGTACGAGCGGCTGATGAACCTGCCGTACGACGCGCCGGAGGCCATCGCGCCGGAGCCGGGCACCTTCCGGCTGGCGGAGATTCACGAGCACCGCCGCAAGTACGCGGGCGCGTAG
- a CDS encoding alcohol dehydrogenase catalytic domain-containing protein gives MEAVVLRQFGSAENLRLETVPVPRPGKGEVLLRVHACGVCYHDVINRRGNLPRTHVPAILGHEAAGEVVEVGPDTPGWKVGDRAATLQRMSCGECALCLAGRNSLCKTDNRFFGEELQGGYAQFMVAPVRGLGRVPSSLPWAVAATVCCTLGTAVHTLRTRARVRAGETVLITGASGGVGLAAVQLAKEDGARVIAITSGEAKVAALKEAGADEVIVSRGLDFGSEARRRTSGNGVDVAVEIVGSATFDQTLKSMAPGGRVVVVGNLESGVVNLNPGLVIVKELEILGAYATTREELDESLRLTAAGKIRPFVSEEVALAEAGRAHFRLENREVAGRLVLVPPEA, from the coding sequence ATGGAGGCTGTCGTTCTTCGCCAGTTCGGGAGTGCCGAGAACCTGCGTCTGGAGACCGTGCCGGTGCCCCGGCCGGGCAAGGGCGAGGTGCTGCTGCGCGTCCACGCGTGCGGCGTCTGCTACCACGACGTCATCAACCGCCGGGGCAACCTGCCCCGCACGCACGTCCCCGCCATCCTGGGCCACGAGGCCGCGGGCGAGGTGGTGGAGGTGGGCCCGGACACGCCAGGCTGGAAGGTGGGGGATCGCGCCGCCACCCTGCAGCGCATGTCCTGCGGCGAGTGCGCGCTGTGCCTCGCCGGCCGCAACAGCCTGTGCAAGACGGACAACCGCTTCTTCGGTGAGGAGCTCCAGGGCGGCTACGCGCAGTTCATGGTGGCGCCCGTGCGCGGCCTGGGCCGCGTGCCGTCCAGCCTCCCCTGGGCCGTGGCCGCGACGGTGTGCTGCACGCTGGGCACCGCCGTCCACACCCTGCGCACGCGGGCCCGGGTGCGGGCCGGTGAGACGGTGCTCATCACCGGCGCCAGCGGCGGCGTGGGCCTGGCGGCCGTGCAGTTGGCCAAGGAGGACGGGGCGCGCGTCATCGCCATCACCTCCGGCGAGGCGAAGGTGGCGGCGCTGAAGGAGGCGGGCGCGGACGAGGTCATCGTGTCGCGCGGGCTGGACTTCGGCTCGGAGGCGCGCAGGCGCACGTCCGGCAACGGCGTGGACGTGGCGGTGGAGATCGTCGGCAGCGCCACCTTCGACCAGACGCTCAAGTCGATGGCGCCGGGCGGCCGCGTGGTGGTGGTGGGCAACCTGGAGTCGGGGGTGGTGAACCTGAACCCGGGGCTCGTCATCGTGAAGGAGCTGGAGATCCTGGGGGCGTACGCGACGACGCGCGAGGAGCTGGACGAATCGCTGCGGCTGACGGCGGCCGGGAAGATCCGCCCCTTCGTTTCGGAAGAGGTGGCGCTGGCGGAGGCGGGTCGCGCGCACTTCCGGCTGGAGAACCGCGAGGTGGCGGGCCGGCTGGTGCTGGTGCCGCCCGAGGCGTGA
- a CDS encoding CoA-transferase subunit beta — MTATTRLDATPAETVVSLLAREIEDGAVVATGVASPLVILAIAVARATHAPGLTYLACVGSLDPDLPELYPSSEDLRYLDGRSAEVSIADLFDHARRGRVDTVFFGAVEVDPAGRTNMTASGSLEKPRAKFPGVAGAATLRQWVKNPVLLVPRQSRRNLVPQVQVATTRDPSRPVRLISDLGTFELGGPRGARLLSRHPWATVDGIAERTGFEFAVPDALPVTSLPDARTVAAIRAVDPRNLRDALVGS, encoded by the coding sequence ATGACGGCGACGACGAGGCTGGACGCGACGCCCGCGGAGACGGTGGTGTCGCTGCTCGCGCGGGAGATTGAGGACGGCGCGGTGGTGGCCACCGGCGTGGCGTCCCCGCTGGTCATCCTGGCCATCGCCGTGGCGCGCGCCACGCATGCGCCGGGGCTGACGTACCTGGCGTGCGTGGGTTCGTTGGATCCGGACCTGCCGGAGCTGTACCCGTCGTCGGAGGACCTGCGCTACCTGGACGGTCGCTCCGCGGAGGTGAGCATCGCGGACCTGTTCGACCACGCGCGGCGCGGCCGGGTGGACACGGTGTTCTTCGGCGCGGTGGAGGTGGACCCGGCGGGCCGCACCAACATGACGGCGTCGGGCAGCCTGGAGAAGCCCCGCGCCAAGTTCCCCGGCGTCGCCGGCGCGGCCACGCTGCGCCAGTGGGTGAAGAACCCGGTGCTGCTGGTGCCGCGTCAGTCGCGCCGCAACCTCGTGCCGCAGGTCCAGGTGGCGACCACCCGCGACCCCAGCCGGCCGGTGCGGCTCATCTCCGACCTGGGCACGTTCGAGCTGGGCGGCCCTCGGGGGGCCCGGCTGTTGTCGCGGCACCCGTGGGCGACGGTGGACGGCATCGCCGAGCGCACCGGCTTCGAGTTCGCGGTGCCGGACGCCCTGCCCGTCACGTCCCTTCCCGACGCGCGCACGGTGGCGGCCATCCGCGCGGTGGATCCCCGCAACCTCCGCGACGCGCTCGTCGGGAGCTGA
- a CDS encoding CoA transferase subunit A — MNRARWNSLTEAVASIPHGASLAAGGFMLGRAPMALVLELVAQEKRDLQLLSLPNPLPAEFLVAGGCLKRVEFPFGALVLENRVRPLPCLKRAIEAGDIDWREHDGYRVVQRLRAASMGLPFIPAPDADVSALAEVDAPRTVEDPFTGRRVPVEPAYYPDVALVHAQAADDKGNLYIEDPTTDLLVAGAAKRVIATVEERVPRLSRVTVPGFQVERVVLAPGGALPTGCLGKYPHDDAMLSAYLAAAEAGQARDFLMSLRTTRSAA; from the coding sequence GTGAACCGCGCCCGGTGGAACTCGCTGACGGAGGCCGTGGCCTCCATCCCCCACGGCGCGTCGCTGGCGGCCGGGGGCTTCATGCTGGGCCGGGCGCCCATGGCGCTGGTGCTGGAGCTGGTGGCGCAGGAGAAGCGCGACCTCCAGCTGCTCTCCCTGCCCAACCCGCTGCCGGCGGAGTTCCTGGTGGCGGGCGGGTGCCTCAAGCGGGTGGAGTTCCCCTTCGGCGCGCTGGTGCTGGAGAACCGGGTGCGTCCCCTGCCCTGCCTGAAGCGGGCCATCGAGGCGGGCGACATCGACTGGCGCGAGCACGACGGCTACCGCGTGGTGCAGCGGCTGCGCGCGGCGTCCATGGGGCTGCCGTTCATCCCCGCGCCGGACGCGGACGTGTCGGCGCTGGCGGAGGTGGACGCGCCGCGCACGGTGGAGGATCCGTTCACCGGCCGGCGCGTGCCGGTGGAGCCCGCGTACTACCCGGACGTGGCGCTCGTCCACGCGCAGGCGGCGGACGACAAGGGCAACCTCTACATCGAGGACCCCACCACGGACCTGCTCGTCGCGGGCGCGGCGAAGCGCGTGATCGCCACGGTGGAGGAGCGCGTGCCCAGGCTGTCGCGCGTCACCGTCCCCGGCTTCCAGGTGGAGCGCGTGGTGCTCGCCCCCGGCGGCGCGCTGCCCACCGGCTGCCTGGGCAAGTACCCGCACGACGACGCGATGCTGTCCGCCTACCTGGCCGCGGCCGAGGCGGGACAGGCGCGCGACTTCCTGATGTCCCTGCGCACGACGCGGAGCGCGGCATGA
- a CDS encoding TetR/AcrR family transcriptional regulator, with amino-acid sequence MTPTGRRPDEGERYRTILETAARLICERGYEGTSMQEIAAACRMTKAGLYHHIQNKEQLLFAIMNYGMDVFEEQVLAPVQDVVDPVERLRQCMRHNIHLVTSGRSKEVIIILHEHATLTGEPREFIDRRKKRYVRFLEDAFADAIAQGLLPGVDPTVAAFSFLGMVLWVYKWFKPDGRLTEEQIADGMVAMILPGASARAAAAPDATADANASAPLRVVPRAASGEEPQ; translated from the coding sequence GTGACACCCACGGGGCGCAGACCGGACGAGGGCGAGCGGTACCGGACCATCCTGGAGACGGCGGCCCGGCTCATCTGCGAGCGGGGTTACGAGGGCACGTCGATGCAGGAGATCGCCGCCGCGTGCCGCATGACGAAGGCGGGGCTCTACCACCACATCCAGAACAAGGAGCAGCTGCTCTTCGCCATCATGAACTACGGCATGGACGTGTTCGAGGAGCAGGTCCTCGCGCCCGTGCAGGACGTGGTGGACCCCGTCGAGCGCCTGCGCCAGTGCATGCGCCACAACATCCACCTGGTGACGAGCGGGCGCAGCAAGGAGGTCATCATCATCCTCCACGAGCACGCCACGCTCACCGGTGAGCCGCGCGAGTTCATCGACCGGCGCAAGAAGCGCTACGTGCGCTTCCTGGAGGACGCGTTCGCGGACGCCATCGCCCAGGGCCTGCTGCCCGGCGTGGACCCCACGGTGGCGGCCTTCTCGTTCCTGGGCATGGTGCTCTGGGTCTACAAGTGGTTCAAGCCGGACGGTCGCCTCACCGAGGAGCAGATCGCCGACGGCATGGTGGCGATGATCCTCCCCGGCGCGTCCGCGCGCGCCGCCGCCGCGCCCGACGCCACGGCGGACGCGAATGCCTCCGCCCCGCTGCGCGTGGTGCCGCGCGCCGCCTCCGGGGAGGAGCCCCAGTGA
- a CDS encoding two-component system sensor histidine kinase NtrB: MRSTLLPILLLCAALASVGVGVWTLVKRSRTTLVEQFAGDRQKQLDEAVGGVTDSLEEVGKNLRFAGELMSQPGSLAEHRRELRALLEAVGQYKAIAAYDGDGVERLLLLDRRSDSQVSREGLVPEMGETARRALLRPPGDLTTSPILDAANGGWLRILATALPAKDGRPEGAVAVLVDTESFFAPLRIVTSDLEARLLLVGMHGQPTPASDAVLAEWFGRAAQKDAGVPGFAFLVSRLKAGARGMLPLSEQEAERLGMGRAEVVAVYTPIRMRGGNHWAVATLVSTEALRSHEQSLVVRLLGAGGLVAFFLVTFAVYVVLARRRAVALRESRRHAAQLAALHDQTRKMLDHIPTGVLALTADGRISGVNQALRSRVPGNVTGAPLASAFPGAPEPVLTRLSALVASARQEDRPLSLLGEPLALFGEEGTYNLHAVPLSAGDEEEVRALLVVEDLSDVRALETKLLRAEKLATVGVLAAGIAHEIGTPLGVVRGRAEYVLGKLGPSHPQGPGVGVIIEQIDRVSRTLRQLLDFSRLQPAMVRPVALGPVARSVHELLRVEAERRQVALTLDVPESVPALAADADQLQQVLLNLALNACDACSEGGRVEVSASALVGEEEGAWGLVALTVRDDGCGIPKERLNQVFDPFFTTKKRGQGTGLGLTMVAHVVRNHGGRVELESTPGQGTRVTVLWPVARAAPEERHVERQAG; the protein is encoded by the coding sequence ATGCGGTCCACGCTCCTGCCCATCCTGCTGTTGTGCGCCGCGCTGGCCAGCGTGGGGGTGGGGGTCTGGACGCTGGTGAAGCGCAGTCGCACCACCCTGGTGGAGCAGTTCGCGGGGGACCGGCAGAAGCAACTGGACGAGGCCGTGGGGGGCGTCACCGACTCGCTGGAGGAGGTGGGCAAGAACCTGCGGTTCGCGGGCGAGCTGATGTCCCAGCCGGGGAGCCTGGCGGAGCACCGGCGCGAGCTGCGCGCGCTGCTGGAGGCGGTAGGGCAGTACAAGGCCATCGCTGCGTACGACGGCGACGGCGTGGAGCGGCTCCTGCTGTTGGATCGGCGCTCGGACTCGCAGGTGTCGCGCGAGGGGCTGGTGCCGGAGATGGGAGAGACGGCGCGGCGCGCGCTGCTGCGGCCTCCTGGCGACCTCACCACGTCCCCCATCCTGGACGCGGCCAACGGCGGCTGGCTGCGCATCCTCGCCACGGCGCTGCCGGCGAAGGACGGCAGGCCCGAGGGCGCGGTGGCGGTGCTGGTGGACACCGAGTCCTTCTTCGCGCCGCTGCGCATCGTCACGTCGGACCTGGAGGCGCGGCTGCTGCTCGTGGGCATGCACGGGCAGCCCACGCCCGCGAGCGACGCGGTGCTCGCGGAGTGGTTCGGCCGCGCGGCCCAGAAGGACGCGGGTGTGCCCGGCTTCGCGTTCCTTGTCTCGCGGCTGAAGGCCGGGGCGCGCGGCATGCTGCCGCTTTCCGAACAGGAGGCGGAGCGGCTGGGGATGGGGCGCGCGGAGGTGGTGGCCGTCTACACGCCCATCCGCATGCGCGGCGGCAACCACTGGGCGGTGGCCACGCTGGTGTCCACGGAGGCGCTGCGCTCGCACGAGCAGTCATTGGTGGTGCGGCTGCTGGGCGCGGGCGGGCTGGTGGCGTTCTTCCTGGTGACCTTCGCGGTGTACGTGGTGCTGGCCCGGCGCCGGGCGGTGGCGCTGCGCGAGAGCCGGCGGCACGCTGCCCAGCTCGCCGCGCTCCATGACCAGACGCGGAAGATGCTGGACCACATCCCCACGGGCGTCCTCGCGCTGACGGCGGACGGGCGCATCAGCGGCGTCAACCAGGCGCTGCGCTCGCGCGTGCCCGGCAACGTCACCGGGGCCCCGCTGGCGTCCGCGTTCCCCGGGGCGCCGGAGCCGGTGCTGACGCGGCTGTCCGCGCTGGTGGCGTCCGCGCGCCAGGAGGACCGGCCCCTGAGCCTGCTGGGCGAGCCGCTGGCGCTCTTTGGCGAGGAGGGCACGTACAACCTGCACGCGGTGCCGCTGTCGGCGGGGGACGAGGAGGAGGTCCGGGCGCTGCTGGTGGTGGAGGACTTGAGCGACGTGCGCGCGCTGGAGACGAAGCTGCTGCGCGCGGAGAAGCTGGCCACGGTGGGCGTGCTCGCCGCGGGCATCGCGCATGAGATTGGCACGCCGCTGGGCGTGGTGCGCGGGCGGGCGGAGTACGTGCTGGGGAAGCTGGGCCCTTCGCATCCGCAGGGGCCGGGCGTGGGCGTCATCATCGAACAGATTGATCGGGTGAGCCGCACGCTGCGCCAGCTGCTGGACTTCTCGCGCCTGCAGCCCGCCATGGTGCGGCCGGTGGCGCTGGGGCCGGTCGCGCGCAGCGTGCATGAGCTGCTGCGCGTGGAGGCGGAGCGGCGGCAGGTGGCGCTGACGCTGGACGTGCCGGAGTCGGTGCCAGCGCTGGCGGCGGACGCGGATCAGCTCCAGCAGGTGCTGCTCAACCTGGCGCTCAACGCGTGTGATGCGTGCAGTGAGGGCGGGCGGGTGGAGGTGTCCGCCTCCGCGCTGGTGGGCGAGGAGGAGGGCGCCTGGGGGCTGGTGGCGCTCACCGTGCGCGACGACGGGTGCGGGATTCCGAAGGAGCGCCTCAATCAGGTGTTCGACCCCTTCTTCACCACGAAGAAGCGGGGCCAGGGCACGGGGTTGGGGTTGACGATGGTGGCCCACGTGGTGCGAAACCATGGTGGCCGGGTGGAGCTGGAGAGCACGCCGGGGCAGGGAACGCGCGTCACCGTGCTGTGGCCGGTGGCCCGCGCCGCGCCCGAGGAGCGACATGTCGAACGACAAGCCGGCTGA